Proteins encoded within one genomic window of Streptomyces sp. NBC_01314:
- a CDS encoding transcriptional regulator, giving the protein MVELPLQVAWSGRVFDLDRPRRRMSLYRTVLAGGMRDDLCRILNHDMLLELWPTLYRLIGLAVREAWEDAFPEFLASRTSVQRW; this is encoded by the coding sequence TTGGTCGAGCTGCCTCTGCAAGTGGCCTGGTCCGGGCGGGTCTTCGACCTGGACCGGCCCCGTCGGCGCATGAGCCTGTACCGGACCGTACTCGCCGGAGGCATGCGTGACGACCTGTGCCGCATCCTCAACCACGACATGCTCCTGGAGCTATGGCCGACCCTGTACCGCCTCATCGGACTTGCTGTCAGGGAGGCCTGGGAGGATGCGTTCCCCGAGTTTCTGGCCAGCAGGACGTCGGTACAGAGGTGGTAG
- a CDS encoding ImmA/IrrE family metallo-endopeptidase, producing the protein MTLPRGFKANAERQAARLRAELGIAEYGRLRVELLADHLGVRIVSADRLVARERLEELERLQAYAFSAATFEIKQKAYVVTNPLRAEGRQASDIAHELSHLILEHELTEIREVNGLPFRTCRPEQEEEATALGGTLMLPRPLLLGAVRRGWGPEEIADEYGVTLEMARFRYNTTGVAKQIRRGSA; encoded by the coding sequence GTGACTCTCCCCAGGGGCTTCAAGGCCAACGCGGAACGGCAGGCTGCCCGTCTGCGCGCCGAACTCGGCATCGCCGAATACGGCCGCCTCCGCGTCGAACTGCTTGCTGACCACTTGGGCGTCCGGATCGTCAGCGCCGACCGGCTCGTCGCACGCGAGCGGCTGGAAGAACTCGAGCGGCTGCAGGCATACGCGTTCTCCGCGGCCACGTTCGAGATCAAGCAGAAGGCGTACGTTGTGACGAACCCGCTGCGGGCCGAGGGCCGACAGGCCAGCGACATCGCGCACGAGTTGTCGCACCTGATTCTCGAACACGAACTGACAGAGATCCGGGAGGTCAACGGGCTGCCGTTCCGGACCTGCCGCCCCGAACAGGAAGAAGAGGCGACCGCTCTCGGCGGGACCCTCATGCTGCCCCGTCCGCTCCTTCTCGGCGCTGTCCGGCGCGGCTGGGGACCGGAGGAGATCGCGGACGAGTACGGGGTCACCCTCGAAATGGCCCGTTTCCGCTACAACACGACCGGCGTGGCCAAACAGATCCGGCGAGGATCCGCCTGA
- a CDS encoding helix-turn-helix domain-containing protein — protein sequence MRHSGEGPDLFSEEAVAPEEVEKLDINELGSLLRERRGSLSLRQAAAEAGVSFSTFSRVEGGAQPDLATFTRLCAWLGVPASRFFTPVTEREISPLDQAISHLRTDPRLSDEAASKIGSVLRDLYDALARDVEPSRPVVACHLRATNVMRPGVPQRLATLVDDMRDELLRLVEAGEL from the coding sequence ATGCGTCACAGCGGCGAGGGCCCCGACCTCTTCAGCGAAGAGGCAGTGGCGCCGGAAGAGGTCGAAAAGCTCGACATCAACGAGCTCGGCAGCCTGCTGCGCGAGCGGCGAGGATCCCTGTCCCTGCGGCAGGCTGCTGCCGAGGCGGGGGTGAGCTTCAGTACCTTCTCGAGAGTGGAAGGCGGCGCCCAGCCTGACCTGGCCACCTTCACCCGGCTGTGTGCCTGGCTCGGCGTGCCCGCCAGCCGCTTCTTCACCCCGGTCACCGAACGCGAGATCTCCCCGCTCGATCAGGCCATCAGTCACCTGCGGACCGATCCGCGGCTGTCGGACGAGGCCGCTTCGAAGATCGGATCTGTGCTGCGGGACCTGTACGACGCTCTCGCACGCGACGTCGAACCGTCCCGCCCCGTGGTGGCCTGCCACCTGCGCGCCACGAACGTGATGCGCCCAGGTGTACCGCAGCGGCTCGCGACTCTCGTCGACGACATGCGCGACGAGCTGCTCCGCCTCGTGGAAGCCGGTGAGCTGTGA
- a CDS encoding ThiF family adenylyltransferase, with protein MSTDYSRGLRLAAAAVGADAVTLRETLSATNVHLTADPDIPGVLAALSVMVADLRRLPYQLTLDPTGGTAPIPDTVLTDLQTLVSGIDPDRPLRITAAPALCLHVHLGVQPPSGAAFSGAPDGHGVRLRHRGHAFPSLNAPGSGLGTVLTAATVTAEVFKRTTGLRPGTYGTAPTLDFCPVTLATEPGMMTDTLSEIRSTALVGAGAIGTGITLILGLMGTTGELTVVEPESFEPPNVTTYSIGTRHDADERVHKTQLVRRYLPRMDVTPIPHSAQDFIDAVDNGTAPWPRTVLGAVHSVEARHEIQRIHADLTLDGSTGGSAGTTLALHEAVPQGPCIRCYYPQPTVPVGPSAEQLLHEATGLPLQRIARGDELITDADLDGLSARHRAALLPHVGKPVCGVSNLMGLTTTDADDFQPSASFVAQQAACLVVGAMIARRTGHAAGPMRHVEYDARVGPWYDMTTPRRPRPTCTCQTDADLIARVRAHRRREPESPPSTPHGQVPAA; from the coding sequence ATGAGCACTGACTACAGCCGCGGTCTGCGGCTGGCCGCTGCGGCAGTGGGTGCGGACGCTGTCACCCTGCGGGAGACCCTGTCCGCGACGAACGTGCACCTGACCGCGGATCCGGACATCCCCGGAGTCCTCGCGGCGCTCTCCGTCATGGTTGCCGATCTGCGCCGCCTGCCCTACCAGTTGACCCTCGACCCGACCGGGGGCACAGCCCCCATCCCCGACACGGTCCTCACCGACCTGCAGACCCTTGTATCCGGGATCGACCCCGACCGGCCCTTGCGCATCACCGCAGCCCCGGCGCTGTGCCTCCACGTCCATCTCGGAGTCCAGCCGCCGTCCGGCGCAGCGTTCAGCGGCGCACCCGACGGACACGGCGTTCGCCTCCGGCATCGCGGGCACGCGTTCCCGAGCCTGAACGCTCCCGGATCCGGGCTCGGCACCGTTCTGACCGCTGCCACCGTGACCGCCGAGGTCTTCAAGCGGACTACGGGACTGCGCCCCGGCACGTACGGGACCGCTCCGACGCTGGACTTCTGCCCGGTGACGCTTGCGACGGAGCCGGGCATGATGACCGACACGCTCTCCGAGATCAGGAGCACCGCCCTCGTCGGCGCGGGGGCGATCGGCACCGGAATCACTCTGATCCTCGGCCTGATGGGGACGACCGGCGAGCTGACCGTCGTCGAGCCCGAGTCCTTCGAGCCACCGAACGTCACCACGTACAGCATCGGTACCCGGCACGATGCCGACGAGCGCGTGCACAAGACCCAGCTCGTCCGCCGGTACCTGCCGCGCATGGATGTCACCCCCATCCCCCACTCCGCACAGGACTTCATCGACGCCGTCGACAACGGCACCGCACCATGGCCCCGTACCGTCCTCGGCGCCGTACACAGCGTCGAGGCCCGTCACGAGATCCAGCGGATCCACGCCGACCTCACCCTCGACGGCAGCACCGGCGGATCCGCTGGCACCACCCTCGCCCTGCACGAAGCTGTTCCCCAGGGCCCTTGCATCCGCTGCTACTACCCGCAGCCGACCGTCCCTGTGGGACCTAGCGCGGAGCAACTCCTGCACGAAGCAACGGGGTTGCCCCTGCAACGGATCGCCCGCGGTGACGAACTCATCACGGACGCCGACCTTGACGGGCTGTCCGCCCGTCACCGAGCCGCCCTGTTGCCGCATGTCGGCAAGCCCGTGTGCGGCGTGAGCAATCTCATGGGCCTGACCACGACCGACGCGGACGATTTCCAGCCCTCCGCCTCGTTCGTCGCCCAGCAGGCCGCGTGCCTTGTGGTCGGGGCGATGATCGCCCGCCGGACCGGACATGCCGCCGGGCCGATGCGGCACGTTGAATACGACGCCCGCGTCGGGCCTTGGTACGACATGACGACGCCCCGCCGTCCCCGCCCCACGTGCACGTGCCAGACCGACGCCGATCTCATCGCCCGTGTACGCGCACACCGCCGTCGCGAACCGGAGAGCCCGCCCAGCACCCCGCATGGGCAGGTTCCCGCGGCCTGA
- a CDS encoding DUF2750 domain-containing protein has translation MSQSGSQAAAFFRDVRQSRVVWLVRDDEGSPTHLSGDGTRSLPFWSTSARAQRASRIWGRGLRVGSMPLDTWCEHVLPDAARDGLVIGINWSGPRLVGWSFTSVEVLNRLAATD, from the coding sequence ATGAGTCAGAGCGGTTCGCAAGCGGCAGCATTCTTCCGAGATGTCCGCCAGAGCCGAGTGGTCTGGCTTGTCCGGGATGACGAGGGAAGCCCGACTCACCTCTCCGGGGACGGCACGCGAAGTCTTCCGTTCTGGTCGACCTCGGCCCGCGCCCAGAGGGCATCGAGGATCTGGGGGCGTGGGCTACGCGTCGGATCCATGCCCTTGGACACCTGGTGCGAACACGTACTGCCCGATGCCGCCCGGGATGGACTCGTGATCGGCATCAACTGGAGCGGGCCGCGTCTGGTCGGCTGGAGCTTCACCTCCGTGGAAGTTCTCAACCGCCTGGCGGCGACTGACTAG
- a CDS encoding IS5 family transposase (programmed frameshift), translating to MARPKPWDVDDELWSVIEPQLPKVERRTRHPGRKRHPDRLVFQGILFVLHTGIAWEHLPQELGFGSGMTCWRRLAEWTEAGVWPRLHEILLAKLRSVDALDFSRAAVDGSHIRAFKGGSKTGRSPVDRGRTGSKHHLITDATGIPLAVTLTGGNRNDVTQLIPLLEAVPPVRGKRGRPRRRPDVVLGDRGYDHDKYRRLVWDLGVKPVIARRGTEHGSGLGTQRWVVERAFAHLHWFRRLRIRWEIRDDIHEAFLTLGCALICWRRLHALASDAVG from the exons GTGGCTCGGCCGAAGCCGTGGGATGTCGATGACGAGCTGTGGTCAGTGATCGAGCCGCAACTGCCCAAGGTCGAGCGTCGGACCCGGCATCCAGGACGCAAGCGGCATCCGGACCGGCTCGTGTTCCAGGGCATCCTGTTCGTGCTGCATACCGGGATCGCCTGGGAACACCTGCCGCAGGAGCTTGGCTTCGGTTCCGGGATGACGTGCTGGCGGCGCCTGGCCGAGTGGACCGAGGCAGGAGTGTGGCCTCGGCTGCACGAGATCCTCCTCGCCAAGCTCCGCAGCGTGGACGCCCTGGACTTCTCCCGGGCGGCGGTCGACGGCTCCCACATCCGCGCGT TTAAAGGGGGATCCAAGACCGGACGAAGCCCCGTCGACCGGGGCAGGACGGGCAGCAAACACCACCTGATCACCGACGCCACCGGCATCCCGCTCGCCGTCACCCTGACCGGCGGCAACCGCAACGACGTCACCCAGCTGATCCCTCTGCTTGAGGCAGTACCGCCGGTGCGGGGCAAGCGCGGCCGGCCCCGGCGCCGCCCGGACGTGGTGCTGGGCGACCGCGGCTACGACCACGACAAGTACCGCCGGCTCGTCTGGGACCTCGGGGTGAAGCCGGTCATCGCCCGCCGGGGCACCGAGCACGGTTCCGGCCTGGGTACCCAACGCTGGGTCGTGGAGCGCGCATTCGCCCACCTGCACTGGTTCCGCCGCCTGCGGATCCGGTGGGAGATACGCGACGACATCCACGAAGCGTTCCTCACCCTCGGATGCGCCCTCATCTGCTGGCGACGACTGCACGCTCTGGCAAGCGATGCCGTGGGCTAG
- a CDS encoding IS5 family transposase produces the protein MSMRKPYPSDLTDEQWELVEPVITAWKARHPSVSGHQGKYAMREIVNAILYQNRTGCQWEFLPHDMPPPGAVKYYFYLWRDEGTDQDVHDLLRWQLREKRKRLADPSLVVLDTQSIHASVGVPATTTGRDAAKRVPGRKRCLAVDVLGLVIDCLVLPASAHENTAGIALLDGVAEQCDTVKKALVDQGFKKKVVEHGKNVGIDVEIVERNPDDKGFVPQAKRWIVEQTNGILMFYRRLVRDYEHRPASSRSRVFWAMTSVMSRRLTGATIASWRTA, from the coding sequence ATGAGCATGCGCAAGCCGTACCCGAGCGATCTCACCGATGAGCAGTGGGAGCTCGTCGAACCCGTGATCACGGCATGGAAGGCCCGGCATCCGTCGGTCAGCGGGCACCAGGGGAAGTACGCGATGCGGGAGATCGTGAACGCGATCCTCTACCAGAACCGCACGGGTTGTCAGTGGGAGTTCCTGCCCCATGACATGCCCCCGCCCGGAGCGGTGAAGTACTACTTCTACCTCTGGCGCGACGAGGGCACCGACCAGGACGTTCACGACCTGCTGCGCTGGCAGTTGCGGGAGAAGCGGAAGCGATTAGCCGACCCGAGCCTGGTGGTCCTGGACACGCAGAGCATCCACGCATCCGTCGGCGTCCCGGCCACGACGACGGGCCGGGATGCCGCGAAAAGGGTGCCGGGCAGGAAAAGATGCCTGGCCGTGGACGTGTTGGGCCTCGTCATCGACTGCCTCGTCCTGCCCGCCTCCGCGCACGAGAACACCGCCGGCATCGCCCTGCTGGACGGTGTCGCCGAGCAGTGCGACACCGTGAAGAAGGCCCTGGTCGACCAGGGCTTCAAGAAGAAGGTCGTCGAGCACGGCAAGAACGTGGGCATCGACGTCGAGATCGTCGAGCGCAACCCGGACGACAAGGGCTTCGTTCCGCAGGCCAAGCGGTGGATCGTGGAGCAGACGAACGGGATCCTGATGTTCTACCGCCGTCTCGTACGCGACTACGAACACCGGCCCGCCTCTTCCCGCTCCCGCGTCTTCTGGGCGATGACCTCCGTCATGAGCCGCCGCCTCACCGGAGCCACCATCGCCTCCTGGAGGACCGCGTGA